The genomic segment CAAGCTCTTGGCGCTTCATGTTCGGTTCAACCCGTCAGCGTTCGTCAAGCCCTCGGTTCCATCTTAAAGCTAGAAGGTCCTCCCGGTCTTTACCGTGGTATAGCTGCAATGGGGCTTGGCGCAGGACCTGCACATGCAGTTTACTTTTCTGTTTACGAGCTATCTAAGCAAGTTTTGTCCCGTGGTGATCCGAATAACTCAATGGTTCACGCTGCTTCTGGCGTGGTGGCCACAGTAACAAGCGACGCGGTCTTCACGCCGATGGATATGGTGAAGCAGAGACTGCAGTTGAAGAATAGTCCGTACAAAGGTGTAGCGGAGTGCGTGCGTATGGTGGTGATGGAGGAAGGGATTGGAGCCTTCTATGCTTCTTATAGAACCACTGTTATTATGAACGCGCCGTTCACTGCTGTCCACTTTGCCACATACGAGGCGGCAAAGAGAGAGTTGATGGAGGTGTCGCCTGATACAGCCAATGATGAGAGGTTGGTAATTCATGCCACTGCTGGTGCCGGTGCTGGTGCCTTGGCTGCTGCTCTTACGACTCCGCTTGATGTTGTTAAAACCCAGTTGCAGTGTCAGGTAAAATACTTGTTTATTGCTTCTCCACTCTGTTTTCCTAGCTTAGAAATTGTGAATTGGATTGATTGATTGATGTTAAACAACAGGGAGTGTGTGGTTGCGATAAATTTTCGAGCAGTTCAATTGGGAATGTGATTGAAACAATAGTGAAGAAGGATGGATACAGGGGCCTTATGAGGGGATGGATTCCAAGGACGCTCTTCCATGCTCCAGCTGCTGCAATCTGTTGGTCTATTTACGAAGCATCTAAGTCCTTCTTCCAACAGCTTAACAGCCGCTAAAACCAAACCAAGCATCATCTCTGTCAAACAAATAACCTTCACACTTGAATGAATGTCCAATACAACATTGAAACTTCGCAGTACGCTTGTCTAAAATTTGCTCCCCGCACAGGTCAAGCAATATATTACTACTTTTTATTAATCAATCAAGTTAGTTGATCCTTTCTCATACGGCCTGTC from the Gossypium hirsutum isolate 1008001.06 chromosome D09, Gossypium_hirsutum_v2.1, whole genome shotgun sequence genome contains:
- the LOC107890934 gene encoding mitoferrin → MATDASPQLRSVPPPSDFHPEISLSQSPTHDGLHFWQFMIAGSIAGTLEHMAMFPLDTLKTRMQALGASCSVQPVSVRQALGSILKLEGPPGLYRGIAAMGLGAGPAHAVYFSVYELSKQVLSRGDPNNSMVHAASGVVATVTSDAVFTPMDMVKQRLQLKNSPYKGVAECVRMVVMEEGIGAFYASYRTTVIMNAPFTAVHFATYEAAKRELMEVSPDTANDERLVIHATAGAGAGALAAALTTPLDVVKTQLQCQGVCGCDKFSSSSIGNVIETIVKKDGYRGLMRGWIPRTLFHAPAAAICWSIYEASKSFFQQLNSR